TGCCAGTACTTCTCCCCGCTTTGCATAAAGAGCTACCGTAGGGTTTTGGTTGTCCAGCAATTCATCCAAAAGTTCATCCACACGGGATTCCCCTAAGCCGAAAATCCTCAGGCTATGGGATAAAATCACAGAATCTGTAAACTGCATCAAATAAGGGCGTACCTGTTCCTGAAACATTGGAACCAGCTCATGAGGAGGTCCTGGCAATAAAATTGCGGTTTTTCCATTTTTTTGTACAGCCATCCCTGGTGCAGTTCCATGTTGATTCTGGAATACTGTCCCACCCTCAGGAAGCAATGCCTGTTTCAGGTTGTTTTCCGGCATCTCTTTTCCAAGCCTTTGAAAATAATCTTTGATCCTATGGACGGTCTGTTCATCCCGTACCAGCGGAACCCCCATCTGTTCACAAACGGTTTCTTTGGTCAAGTCATCTTTTGTTGGGCCAAGCCCTCCAGTCACCACGATTAAATCGCTGCGCTGAAGCGCTTGCGCGACGATTCCCTGTAAACGCTGTTTGTTATCACCAACCGTTGTATGGTACAGCAGGTTAATTCCCAATTCTGCTAGCTCGTTGGATAAAAATTTTGCGTGAGTATTTAAAATATCCCCTAGCAAAATCTCTGTACCAACGGCAATTAATTCGGCGTTCATTCTTCCACCCCCTGTGGACTGTTTTTATAGTTCTAATACAGATCGTTTTCTTCTCTTTTCTATTAATATAATTCCATCCGTTTAACTTCCATGGTAGTATTTTCTACTACCTCGTCCAACAATGGTTCAAAATCAAATTTGGATTCCGCCAACTCTACAAATTTTAACTGTGGCCGTGTTTTTGGATGTTTTGGGGTAAAGACGGTACAGCAATCTTCATATGGCTGGATCGAAGTTTCAAACGTGCCAATTTGATTGGCAATCGCAATAATCTCTGTTTTGTCCATTCCAATAAGAGGACGTAAAACCGGTATCTCACAAACCGCATCGGTTGTAGCAAGGGCATGTAATGTCTGGCTGGCAACCTGCCCCACACTTTCTCCGGTAATCAATGCTTGGAATTCATTTTTTGCACAAATTTTCTGGGCAATTTTCATCATCAGGCGACGCATAATAATTGTGAAAAATTCTTCTGGACAGTGTTCCCGGATTTCTTCCTGGATTTTTGTAAATGGAACACAGTAAAACTGGATATCCCCACAGTAAGGGGTCAAGAGTTCACACAATTCCTCTACCTTTTGTTTCGCACGGTCGCTGGTATAAGGAGGGCTAATAAAGTGGATCGCACTGATTTTCAACCCACGTTTTGCCATCATATACCCCGCTACTGGGCTATCAATCCCACCGGACAACAGCAGCATCGCTTTTCCACCGCTGCCAACAGGCAAACCGCCTGCGCCCTGGTAACGTTTTGCGTAAACATAAGCAGCAAAATCCCGGATTTCCACCATCACAACGACATCTGGATTGTGAACATCCACCTTTAAATGATGGAATTTTGAGAGCAAATATCCACCTAATTCCCTTGTGATTTCCGGCGTTTTCATTGGGAAACTTTTATCAGAACGTTTTGCCTCTACCTTAAAGGTTCTGGCATTTTCCAGTTCCTCCGCTACATACTCTACCGCTTTTGCCTTAATATCCTCAAAGTCTTTTTCCACAATAGCGGCACGGG
This is a stretch of genomic DNA from Clostridium facile. It encodes these proteins:
- a CDS encoding competence/damage-inducible protein A, whose protein sequence is MNAELIAVGTEILLGDILNTHAKFLSNELAELGINLLYHTTVGDNKQRLQGIVAQALQRSDLIVVTGGLGPTKDDLTKETVCEQMGVPLVRDEQTVHRIKDYFQRLGKEMPENNLKQALLPEGGTVFQNQHGTAPGMAVQKNGKTAILLPGPPHELVPMFQEQVRPYLMQFTDSVILSHSLRIFGLGESRVDELLDELLDNQNPTVALYAKRGEVLARITAKAETKEKCEEMVSHMVEQVKQRVGEYVYGMDVSSLEEVLVKQLIQHNKSIALAESCTGGMVAEKITSIPGSSQCFSYGIVSYANRVKAEELGVDPTTLKTYGAVSHQVAEQMASCAKQRGQADIGIGITGIAGPDGGTAEKPVGLVYVGVAFHNQVRSIELHLSRGLPDERQDIRQRTAMHALSLALNVLNQELI
- the thiI gene encoding tRNA uracil 4-sulfurtransferase ThiI produces the protein MKEIILLKEGEIALKGLNRATFEDILVKNVRYRLKDLGKFKYTRAQSTIYVRPEEDTCDMDEAVERIKSIFGIAAFSRAAIVEKDFEDIKAKAVEYVAEELENARTFKVEAKRSDKSFPMKTPEITRELGGYLLSKFHHLKVDVHNPDVVVMVEIRDFAAYVYAKRYQGAGGLPVGSGGKAMLLLSGGIDSPVAGYMMAKRGLKISAIHFISPPYTSDRAKQKVEELCELLTPYCGDIQFYCVPFTKIQEEIREHCPEEFFTIIMRRLMMKIAQKICAKNEFQALITGESVGQVASQTLHALATTDAVCEIPVLRPLIGMDKTEIIAIANQIGTFETSIQPYEDCCTVFTPKHPKTRPQLKFVELAESKFDFEPLLDEVVENTTMEVKRMELY